Genomic segment of Acidobacteriota bacterium:
CATTCCCGGCTGACTCTGCGTTTTGGCGTTGAACGCCTTGCAGAAATCCATGATGTTCAAGCCCGCCTGACCGAGCGCAGGACCCACCGGCGGAGCCGGCGTCGCCTGCCCGGCCGGGATCTGCAGCTTGATCTGAGTAAGAACCTTCTTCGCCATGACTCCCTATCCCCTCAGACCTTCTGGACTTGTCCGAAGTCCAGCTCGACCGGTGTCTGGCGGCCGAAAATGGTAACCATTACCTTCAAGGTGTTGCGGTCGAGGTTGACCTCGTCCACCACCCCGGTGAAATTGTTGAACGGACCGTCGATGATCTTGACCGGCTCGCCGCTATCGAAGACGTACTTCGGCTTGGGCTTTTCCTTGGCCGACGAGACCTGATCGAGAATCTGGTCCACTTCTACCTGGCTCAGCGGCGTCGGCTTCTTGCCGGTGCCCACGAAGCCGGTGACCTTCGGCGTGTTCTTCACCACGTGCCAGGCCGGATCGGACATCTCCATCTCGACCAG
This window contains:
- the nusG gene encoding transcription termination/antitermination protein NusG, with the translated sequence MTTDVQRGWYIVHTYSGFEERVKETLLQRAEALGMGEAFGDVRIPTETVVEYKNGKKREIQRKFFPGYILVEMEMSDPAWHVVKNTPKVTGFVGTGKKPTPLSQVEVDQILDQVSSAKEKPKPKYVFDSGEPVKIIDGPFNNFTGVVDEVNLDRNTLKVMVTIFGRQTPVELDFGQVQKV